One region of Epilithonimonas zeae genomic DNA includes:
- a CDS encoding ATP-binding protein, giving the protein MELTQCHNIVINTPGYIQNFGYLLGINTKNLSIAFYSQNLADIFDFDQNIINQSLNSINCFNSIAEHPLYKDAITDHSDKVKCSGRITLNHQEYHIVVYTYNHLLYIELEQVILADNAEQKALKNVKNLISTKDGNQIWNTLVKDIANITGYERVMIYKFNADATGRVIAEEKNTDLESFLNVHYPESDIPKQARQLYLKNYKRIISDVESQPVPIISAIPDIDLSLSGIRAISPVHLQYLKNGRIASSFSISIIINNELWGMVTCHHSTARHIDLDGRILSEIATFIAANSYSSYKASLALSYDKQLSKSCFELKLQLLSKNNFKDSIFEHSALIHMLSETDGFAALIDGQIISIGDTPDNKLIISIAHWLQSQSHKGFYFNHSFYNEFNTELGLDKNCCGIASCFLNEAQGDLMIWFRREYKDHINWAGRPEKEIAMLNFYKEEKLTYSPRQSFAIYCEEVVNKSRPWRKKDIQRLQKIKEVVDQTAQEFLYKTERANKDLNFLNEELKRVNEELDSYSHTISHDLATPLTVMKLNMQLMAKYNTDQPTIDKIHNVLNEIDNMSEMMNNVLRLSRLKHSEYNFQSIDPADIINKVCLDSKLTYNEDVEIHIGSVYPVIGEKSLIQQVFQNVITNAVKYSSQKETPQVSIRSAVEGNWIIYEIQDNGIGIPYDSKHDVFKVFNRMTNSKSFFGNGVGLSIVDNIMKKIGGSVDFESVVDSGTTFYLKFPGSQVLFRNSLNH; this is encoded by the coding sequence ATGGAATTAACCCAATGTCATAACATTGTTATCAATACACCTGGCTATATACAAAACTTTGGTTATCTGCTGGGAATTAATACAAAAAATTTATCAATCGCTTTTTACAGCCAAAACTTAGCAGATATATTTGATTTTGATCAAAATATTATCAATCAAAGTCTTAACAGCATTAATTGTTTTAACAGTATTGCTGAGCACCCTCTATATAAAGACGCTATTACAGATCATTCGGATAAGGTTAAATGCAGCGGACGTATTACATTAAATCACCAAGAATATCATATTGTCGTTTATACATATAATCATCTTCTATATATTGAATTGGAGCAAGTTATTTTAGCCGATAATGCTGAACAGAAAGCTCTTAAAAACGTTAAGAATCTCATATCAACTAAAGATGGCAACCAGATATGGAATACACTTGTAAAGGATATCGCAAATATTACTGGTTACGAAAGGGTAATGATATATAAGTTTAATGCCGATGCAACAGGACGCGTTATTGCTGAAGAAAAAAACACTGATTTGGAAAGTTTTCTCAATGTACACTATCCTGAAAGCGATATTCCAAAGCAGGCGCGACAACTATATTTGAAAAACTATAAACGTATTATCTCAGACGTCGAGTCACAACCAGTTCCAATTATTAGTGCTATACCTGACATCGATTTAAGTTTATCTGGGATTAGAGCGATCTCCCCGGTTCATCTTCAGTATCTTAAAAATGGTCGGATTGCCTCAAGCTTCAGTATTTCAATTATTATTAATAATGAGCTTTGGGGTATGGTTACCTGCCATCATTCAACAGCTCGACATATTGATCTTGATGGCAGGATATTATCTGAAATCGCCACATTTATAGCAGCGAATTCATACAGCTCATACAAAGCTTCTCTTGCGCTTAGCTATGATAAGCAACTGAGTAAGAGCTGCTTTGAACTTAAGCTTCAACTGCTGTCTAAAAATAATTTCAAAGATTCGATTTTTGAACATTCAGCCCTTATTCATATGTTATCCGAAACAGATGGTTTTGCAGCCCTGATTGATGGTCAGATTATAAGCATTGGCGATACACCGGACAACAAACTTATTATTAGCATAGCACATTGGTTGCAATCCCAATCTCACAAAGGGTTTTACTTTAATCACTCCTTTTACAATGAATTTAATACCGAACTTGGACTGGATAAAAATTGTTGCGGTATTGCTTCCTGCTTTTTAAATGAAGCTCAGGGTGATCTAATGATATGGTTCCGGCGTGAATACAAAGACCATATCAATTGGGCTGGTAGACCAGAAAAAGAAATTGCCATGCTAAACTTTTACAAGGAAGAAAAACTGACTTATTCCCCTAGACAGTCTTTTGCGATCTACTGCGAAGAAGTGGTTAATAAATCACGGCCTTGGAGAAAAAAAGATATTCAAAGACTACAGAAAATAAAAGAAGTTGTTGACCAGACTGCGCAGGAATTTCTTTATAAAACTGAGAGAGCCAACAAGGATCTGAATTTCCTTAATGAAGAACTTAAAAGAGTGAATGAAGAATTAGACAGTTATTCTCACACCATATCACATGACCTGGCAACACCACTGACTGTGATGAAGCTGAATATGCAGCTGATGGCAAAATATAATACAGATCAGCCGACTATTGATAAAATTCATAATGTACTCAACGAAATCGATAATATGTCAGAAATGATGAATAATGTTCTGAGACTGAGCCGCCTTAAACATTCGGAGTACAACTTTCAGAGCATCGATCCTGCAGACATCATCAATAAAGTCTGTCTCGATTCTAAATTGACCTACAATGAAGATGTTGAAATCCATATTGGATCAGTTTATCCTGTTATTGGTGAAAAAAGCCTTATTCAGCAGGTCTTTCAAAATGTTATTACCAATGCTGTAAAATATTCTTCTCAGAAGGAAACACCACAAGTAAGCATTAGATCAGCTGTTGAAGGTAATTGGATTATTTATGAAATCCAGGATAACGGCATTGGCATACCCTATGACTCAAAACACGATGTTTTCAAGGTTTTTAACCGTATGACTAACTCCAAATCTTTCTTCGGAAATGGTGTCGGATTATCCATTGTCGATAATATTATGAAAAAGATCGGAGGCAGTGTGGATTTTGAAAGTGTAGTTGACTCAGGCACAACTTTCTATCTTAAATTTCCTGGCTCTCAAGTTTTATTCCGTAATTCACTGAATCATTGA
- a CDS encoding alpha-ketoglutarate-dependent dioxygenase AlkB family protein, translated as MTQLSLFDSEKFYEFPKNLVEYKEQFLNTEEADQLKDLLLHNTPWKQSTQKMYDKMVLTPRLTAWYGDESTYKKEDGKTGANPWTPELLSLKARIEKEFGYQFNGVLLNLYRDNNDSVAWHRDKESRYGKRPVIASISLGQTRNFDFRKMDHHQSKYRLPLPHGSLLIMKGDLQEHWEHRIAKSTIPMKERINLTFRLVNIS; from the coding sequence ATGACGCAGCTCAGTTTATTTGATTCCGAAAAATTTTATGAGTTCCCTAAAAACCTTGTAGAGTATAAGGAACAATTTTTAAATACTGAAGAAGCGGATCAGTTAAAAGATCTGCTGCTGCACAATACACCGTGGAAGCAAAGTACTCAGAAAATGTATGACAAAATGGTATTGACCCCAAGATTGACAGCATGGTATGGCGATGAAAGCACATATAAGAAAGAAGATGGGAAAACCGGAGCTAATCCATGGACACCCGAACTGCTGTCATTAAAGGCCAGGATCGAGAAAGAGTTTGGTTATCAGTTTAACGGCGTGCTATTAAATTTGTACCGAGATAATAATGATTCCGTAGCATGGCATCGAGACAAAGAAAGCCGTTATGGCAAGCGTCCAGTCATTGCATCTATCAGTCTAGGGCAAACGCGAAACTTTGATTTCAGAAAGATGGACCATCACCAAAGCAAATACAGACTGCCACTTCCTCACGGCTCTTTATTAATTATGAAAGGTGACCTTCAGGAGCATTGGGAACATAGAATTGCCAAATCAACCATTCCGATGAAAGAGAGAATTAATCTGACATTTCGATTGGTTAATATATCCTAA
- a CDS encoding DNA polymerase III subunit alpha — MFLNCHTYHSLRYGTISVEDLVQLAVDYQLKVLALTDINTVTGIYQFYKLCQDHNIKPIVGVDVRVENEPYYICLAKNPNGIAEVNKLLTAYNCEGIDIPKINPPLENCYVIYSLQNRPEKLLHHEFVGIRKDEINYLINPELKSLIPKMIILHPVTFKTDEEYELHKVLRAIDGNTLLTKLTENDYCRNSEYFISKRKLLDPFQQYPEIIENTKHIVSECSFDFDFETPKNKKHYTGSKDNDFKLLTQLAYEGLTQRYPDKNRAAIYRVEKELEVIDQLNFCGYFLITWDIIQYSKRMGFMHVGRGSGANSIIAYCIGITDICPLELDLYFERFLNLNRKSPPDFDIDWSWKNRDDILEYIFKKYGKDHVAFCGTNVEFKKRSRFREIGKVFGLPKDELDQLSKKPKELHDQNSVVQQIYMFEQLLVGFPNQRSMHSCGILISEEPITNYSALEFPPKEFPIVQFDMHTAENIGLEKFDILSQRGLGTIKEAVNLIKEKRGISIDIDDTTLSKNEEKCNEFLSIGKTIGCFYIESPAMRGLLRRLKCDNYKVLVAASSIIRPGVAQSGMMREYIFRHNHPGQFEYFHEVFEKELGETYGIMVYQEDVIKIAMHFGGVSAANGDVLRRAMSGKGRSLSALQKLKEDFFESCKKKGHPDQLSQEVYRQIESFAGYSFCKAHSASYAVESYQSLYLKAYYPIEFMVSAINNGGGFYRTEVYIHEAKMAGAKIHNPCVNLSEFQTTVYGTDVYLGLMHIEKLEAAVKLLITEERKENGDYKSLEDFVKRIQIGIETLQILIYVGAFRFTGKQKHELLIEARFLLSKNHYRIKVISLFEEPQKNYELPVIEKNVFEDAFDEIEILGFPVSHSIFDLLKTKYRGHVLVKDLLKYHKKTVKMLAYLISRKHVPIKMKNHPGKKDDMYFGTWIDAEGQYFDTAHFPDSLRKFPFMEGGIYLLLGTVEVDYHFPTVNITRMAKMPLIADPRYSMDEEKSKEMERSLRDDVSKTSREPYPMEYEIGLPRQKGI, encoded by the coding sequence ATGTTTCTTAACTGCCACACCTATCACAGCCTGCGTTACGGGACTATTTCTGTTGAAGATCTGGTTCAGCTGGCTGTTGACTATCAGCTGAAAGTTTTAGCATTGACAGACATCAATACCGTCACGGGTATCTACCAGTTTTATAAATTGTGTCAGGACCATAACATCAAACCGATCGTAGGCGTTGATGTAAGAGTTGAAAATGAGCCGTATTATATTTGTCTTGCTAAGAACCCTAACGGGATTGCTGAAGTCAATAAGCTGTTGACCGCTTATAATTGTGAAGGCATTGACATTCCTAAGATCAATCCTCCATTGGAAAATTGTTATGTTATCTATTCTTTGCAGAATAGACCCGAAAAATTATTACATCACGAATTTGTTGGTATCAGAAAGGATGAAATAAATTACCTAATTAATCCTGAACTGAAATCTTTAATTCCTAAAATGATCATTCTGCATCCGGTCACTTTTAAGACGGATGAAGAATATGAGCTTCATAAAGTGTTGCGCGCAATTGACGGCAATACCCTACTCACCAAACTGACTGAAAATGATTATTGCAGGAACAGTGAATATTTCATCAGTAAAAGAAAACTTCTGGATCCGTTCCAACAATACCCTGAAATTATTGAAAATACCAAACACATCGTCAGTGAGTGTAGTTTTGATTTTGATTTTGAAACGCCGAAGAATAAAAAACATTATACCGGAAGCAAAGACAATGATTTTAAATTATTAACACAGCTTGCTTATGAAGGATTGACTCAAAGATACCCAGACAAAAACAGAGCTGCTATTTACAGAGTTGAAAAAGAACTAGAAGTAATTGATCAATTGAATTTCTGTGGTTACTTTTTGATTACCTGGGATATTATCCAATATAGCAAAAGGATGGGTTTTATGCATGTCGGCAGAGGTAGCGGCGCCAACAGCATTATCGCTTATTGTATCGGGATTACTGACATATGCCCATTAGAATTGGATCTGTATTTTGAGCGCTTTCTCAACCTTAACCGTAAGTCCCCTCCTGATTTTGACATTGACTGGAGCTGGAAAAACAGGGATGACATTTTAGAGTATATTTTCAAAAAATATGGCAAGGATCATGTTGCTTTTTGCGGAACGAATGTAGAGTTTAAAAAAAGGTCAAGATTCAGGGAGATTGGGAAGGTTTTCGGATTACCAAAAGATGAACTCGATCAGCTTTCTAAAAAACCGAAAGAATTACACGACCAGAATTCAGTTGTTCAGCAGATTTATATGTTTGAACAGCTTCTGGTAGGCTTTCCAAATCAGAGAAGTATGCATTCCTGTGGTATTCTGATTTCTGAAGAGCCTATAACCAATTACTCAGCTTTGGAATTTCCACCCAAAGAATTTCCTATTGTCCAGTTTGATATGCACACTGCTGAAAACATTGGTCTGGAAAAGTTTGATATTTTATCACAGCGCGGCTTGGGAACCATCAAAGAGGCGGTTAATCTGATTAAAGAGAAGCGAGGGATCAGCATTGATATTGATGACACGACGCTTTCGAAGAATGAAGAAAAATGCAACGAATTTCTAAGCATTGGAAAAACCATAGGCTGTTTTTATATTGAATCACCTGCTATGCGTGGGCTCTTGAGAAGGCTAAAATGTGACAATTATAAAGTTCTGGTGGCCGCTTCATCGATTATTCGTCCAGGTGTAGCCCAAAGTGGTATGATGCGGGAATATATCTTTAGACATAATCACCCAGGACAATTTGAATATTTTCATGAGGTGTTTGAAAAAGAACTGGGCGAAACCTATGGCATTATGGTTTATCAGGAAGATGTAATTAAAATTGCAATGCACTTTGGTGGCGTATCAGCAGCTAATGGCGATGTTCTCCGAAGAGCCATGAGCGGCAAAGGGCGTTCTCTCTCTGCGTTGCAAAAACTTAAAGAGGATTTTTTTGAATCCTGCAAGAAAAAAGGGCATCCCGATCAGCTCTCTCAGGAAGTTTACAGACAGATCGAATCTTTTGCAGGCTATTCTTTCTGTAAAGCCCATTCAGCTTCGTATGCGGTGGAAAGTTACCAGAGTCTTTATTTGAAAGCCTACTACCCCATTGAATTTATGGTATCTGCCATTAATAATGGCGGTGGATTTTACAGAACGGAAGTCTATATTCACGAAGCCAAAATGGCTGGCGCCAAAATTCATAATCCTTGTGTTAACCTCAGTGAATTCCAGACCACCGTATATGGTACAGATGTCTACTTAGGTTTAATGCATATTGAAAAACTGGAAGCTGCTGTTAAACTATTGATTACTGAAGAACGTAAAGAAAATGGTGATTATAAATCACTGGAAGACTTTGTAAAAAGAATCCAAATCGGTATTGAAACGCTGCAAATCTTAATTTATGTAGGCGCTTTCAGATTCACAGGAAAACAGAAACATGAACTATTGATTGAAGCGAGATTTCTGTTATCTAAAAACCACTACAGGATAAAAGTGATTTCTTTATTTGAGGAACCTCAAAAAAATTATGAATTACCAGTTATTGAAAAGAATGTTTTTGAAGATGCCTTTGATGAAATTGAAATACTGGGATTTCCGGTGTCACATTCTATTTTTGATTTACTGAAGACTAAATACAGAGGTCATGTTCTGGTTAAGGACCTTTTGAAATACCATAAAAAAACTGTTAAGATGCTGGCTTATCTGATTTCAAGAAAGCATGTTCCTATCAAAATGAAAAATCATCCGGGCAAGAAAGATGACATGTATTTCGGAACTTGGATTGATGCTGAAGGACAATACTTCGATACCGCTCATTTTCCTGACAGCTTAAGAAAATTTCCTTTTATGGAAGGCGGAATTTATCTTTTGCTGGGAACTGTCGAAGTCGATTATCATTTTCCAACGGTAAACATTACAAGAATGGCTAAGATGCCGCTCATTGCTGATCCAAGATATTCAATGGATGAAGAAAAATCTAAAGAGATGGAACGAAGCCTTCGAGATGACGTGAGTAAAACATCACGTGAGCCTTATCCTATGGAATATGAGATAGGACTGCCGAGACAAAAAGGAATATAG
- a CDS encoding alpha/beta fold hydrolase: protein MPYITKDQDAQYSIYYEDLGQGEPVILIHGWPLSGKSWELQIQALLDAGHRVITYDRRGFGQSFVSSNGYDYDTLAEDLHQLISHLELRKPALVGFSMGGGEVIRYITNYGSDNISKIALVASIIPLVKKKDDNPDGVPQEKLDEIINNLKDDRLNFLESFHMDFYNYGILSKSVSQKQLDYDWNIASQASPIATIKAAESWANTDFRSEVGAVTVPVLIVHGDDDKVVPIKTAGDQAAQLIGHSQYHVISGAPHGLNITHAEELNPILIEFLKQ from the coding sequence ATGCCGTACATTACAAAAGATCAAGATGCACAATATAGCATCTACTACGAAGACCTTGGACAGGGAGAGCCTGTTATTTTAATTCACGGATGGCCCTTAAGCGGGAAATCCTGGGAACTTCAGATTCAGGCGCTCTTAGATGCAGGACACCGCGTGATAACTTATGACAGAAGAGGATTTGGTCAGTCATTTGTAAGCAGCAATGGTTATGATTACGACACATTAGCTGAAGATCTTCACCAGCTGATATCCCACTTGGAACTTAGAAAACCAGCACTTGTAGGTTTTTCAATGGGTGGTGGTGAAGTGATCCGATACATCACCAATTACGGAAGTGATAATATCTCAAAAATTGCGCTTGTAGCTTCCATCATCCCACTCGTTAAAAAGAAGGACGATAATCCGGACGGTGTTCCGCAGGAAAAACTTGATGAGATTATAAACAACCTCAAAGATGATCGCCTCAACTTTTTGGAGAGTTTTCACATGGATTTCTACAACTATGGTATTCTATCAAAATCTGTGAGCCAAAAACAGCTTGATTACGACTGGAACATTGCTTCACAGGCTTCACCCATTGCAACAATTAAAGCAGCGGAAAGCTGGGCTAATACGGATTTCAGATCTGAAGTAGGTGCAGTGACCGTTCCTGTCTTAATTGTTCACGGAGATGATGATAAAGTTGTTCCTATTAAAACTGCAGGAGATCAGGCAGCGCAACTGATAGGTCATAGTCAGTATCATGTTATTTCAGGTGCTCCACACGGACTAAATATTACTCATGCCGAAGAATTGAATCCAATTCTTATAGAATTCTTAAAACAGTAA
- a CDS encoding FAD/NAD(P)-binding protein encodes MIKHLSENHCPACKVLIFEKNDRLGVGMPYGRGGSNNEHVANVSAAELPSFAISFKDYISKHPTNEHPDYFDKGSFNPNQVIPRLLLGNYMEYLFDHYIKTLTKKNIEVVFKTNCKVIDIESTADQSYKIITENEKCFSADIIVLCTGHHWPKTYEDAVSGWYDSPYPPSKFTSPFNGPVAIRGTSLTAVDAVKTLARLNGTYEADQDGRLTYHLNPESDQFKITLFSTGGFLPALRFHSDGEAYSSSWLMSLHDIYEYKSNNAGFVDLDYVFDLNFKQPLKAKDPEFYDRIKAMDMETFVEEMMKLRKELDSFDLFKAEYKEAKKSIKRRESISWKETLAAFSYAMNYPAKHFSAEDMLRLRKTMMPLISVIIASLPQASYKELISLYEAGLLDLVQVDKESRVVPNGNSGAVYHYTSIDNERREEHYPMFVDAIGQQSFNLNDFPFEGLKHTELITSAYLDFRDNQKALELIKEGEAQVYQGYNNNYYLKLPGLKINDFFQALNAYGQIINSLYIMAVPFIGGLNPDYSGLDFCDTAAERIVASLKITDISSEMSDIKNVAS; translated from the coding sequence ATGATTAAACATCTTTCTGAGAATCATTGCCCGGCTTGTAAGGTGCTCATATTTGAAAAGAATGACCGACTTGGTGTAGGCATGCCTTATGGCAGAGGCGGCTCTAATAATGAACATGTTGCTAATGTTTCTGCTGCTGAACTTCCCAGCTTTGCGATAAGTTTTAAAGATTATATCAGCAAGCATCCAACCAATGAACATCCGGATTACTTTGACAAAGGCAGCTTCAACCCTAACCAAGTAATTCCAAGACTCCTCCTGGGAAATTATATGGAATATCTTTTCGACCATTATATTAAAACTCTAACAAAGAAAAATATTGAAGTGGTCTTCAAAACCAATTGCAAAGTCATCGATATTGAATCAACAGCCGATCAATCTTATAAGATTATAACTGAAAACGAGAAATGCTTTTCAGCCGACATTATAGTCTTATGCACGGGTCACCACTGGCCTAAAACTTATGAAGATGCTGTCAGTGGATGGTATGACTCTCCCTACCCGCCTTCCAAGTTCACGTCACCGTTTAATGGTCCGGTTGCCATCAGAGGCACTTCCCTAACGGCTGTTGATGCTGTAAAGACACTAGCCCGTCTTAATGGAACTTATGAGGCTGATCAGGATGGCAGGCTGACTTATCATCTTAATCCGGAATCTGATCAGTTCAAAATCACTTTATTTTCAACAGGTGGATTTTTGCCTGCCTTGCGTTTTCATTCAGATGGTGAGGCGTATTCGAGTTCATGGCTGATGTCACTGCATGATATTTACGAATACAAAAGTAACAATGCTGGATTTGTGGACCTGGATTATGTTTTTGATCTTAATTTTAAGCAGCCACTGAAAGCTAAAGACCCTGAATTCTACGATAGGATTAAGGCTATGGATATGGAAACTTTTGTAGAAGAAATGATGAAACTACGAAAAGAACTTGACAGTTTTGATCTTTTCAAAGCAGAGTACAAGGAGGCAAAAAAATCCATTAAACGTAGAGAATCAATCAGCTGGAAAGAAACTCTGGCAGCCTTTAGCTATGCTATGAATTATCCTGCTAAACATTTTTCAGCAGAGGATATGCTTCGTTTGAGAAAAACAATGATGCCTCTTATCTCTGTCATTATCGCCTCATTGCCACAGGCATCATATAAAGAACTGATATCGTTATATGAAGCAGGTTTGCTGGATCTGGTTCAGGTGGATAAAGAAAGCCGGGTAGTTCCTAACGGTAATTCAGGAGCAGTTTACCATTATACTTCAATTGATAACGAGCGAAGGGAAGAACATTATCCTATGTTTGTTGATGCTATAGGGCAACAGTCCTTTAACCTTAATGACTTTCCTTTCGAAGGATTGAAACATACTGAATTAATTACTTCAGCGTATCTTGATTTCAGGGATAATCAGAAGGCATTAGAATTAATCAAAGAAGGCGAAGCACAAGTTTACCAAGGATATAATAATAACTATTATCTGAAATTACCCGGATTGAAAATCAACGATTTTTTCCAGGCTTTAAATGCTTACGGACAGATTATCAATAGTCTTTATATTATGGCTGTGCCTTTTATAGGCGGACTCAACCCTGACTATTCGGGACTGGACTTTTGTGATACTGCCGCTGAGAGAATTGTAGCCTCACTTAAGATTACTGATATCAGCAGCGAAATGTCTGATATTAAAAATGTAGCCAGTTAA
- the dinB gene encoding DNA polymerase IV, with product MERAIVHMDLDTFFVSCERLRDSVLEKKPVIIGGGDRGVVASCSYEARKFGVRSAMPIRMALRLCPEARVIKGDMDYYSNMSHMVTEIIQEKVPVLEKASVDEFYMDLSGMDKFFGCYKWTNEIAQAVTKQSGLPISFALSSNKTVSKIGTGESKPTGRFEVKPEYIKPFLNPLSVKKIPMVGNVTFELLSRLGVRKIETLSQMPVGVLQELIGKNGKELWKKANGIDETEVVPYSERKSISTETTFSEDTIDILHIQSILSGMVEKLCYQLRQEKWLTSTVSVRIRYANFDTENKQCKVPYTSADHTLLKYVLELFNKVYTRRMRIRLIGVKFTGLVHGSHQMNLFEDTEELISLYQTMDQLKGRFGIHSVGRASGLIN from the coding sequence ATGGAAAGAGCAATTGTACATATGGATCTGGATACATTCTTTGTTTCCTGTGAAAGGCTGAGAGACTCTGTATTGGAGAAAAAGCCTGTCATTATCGGAGGGGGAGATCGTGGCGTGGTGGCATCCTGCTCTTATGAAGCGAGAAAGTTTGGAGTTCGTTCGGCTATGCCAATAAGGATGGCGTTGCGTTTGTGCCCCGAGGCTAGGGTCATTAAAGGGGATATGGATTATTATTCTAATATGTCTCATATGGTGACTGAAATTATTCAGGAAAAAGTACCCGTTTTAGAAAAAGCAAGCGTCGATGAATTTTATATGGATCTTTCCGGTATGGACAAATTCTTTGGATGCTATAAATGGACTAATGAAATCGCACAAGCAGTGACAAAGCAGTCTGGATTACCGATCAGTTTTGCATTATCTTCGAATAAGACCGTCTCTAAAATAGGGACGGGAGAGTCTAAGCCAACGGGAAGATTTGAAGTGAAGCCTGAATATATAAAGCCTTTCTTAAATCCGCTTTCCGTGAAAAAGATTCCAATGGTCGGCAATGTCACTTTTGAATTGCTTTCCAGATTAGGTGTCAGAAAAATAGAAACCTTATCTCAAATGCCTGTGGGCGTCCTGCAGGAGTTAATAGGCAAAAACGGAAAGGAGCTCTGGAAAAAAGCCAATGGTATCGATGAGACAGAAGTAGTACCCTATTCAGAAAGAAAATCGATTTCCACAGAAACCACTTTTTCTGAGGATACCATTGATATTCTTCATATTCAAAGTATCCTGTCGGGAATGGTGGAAAAATTATGCTATCAGCTAAGACAAGAGAAATGGCTGACCTCAACCGTTTCTGTAAGGATACGCTATGCCAACTTTGACACCGAGAACAAGCAGTGTAAAGTGCCCTATACTTCAGCAGACCACACCTTGCTGAAATATGTTTTGGAACTCTTTAATAAAGTATATACCCGAAGGATGAGAATCCGTCTGATTGGAGTGAAGTTTACGGGACTGGTTCATGGCAGTCACCAGATGAATCTTTTTGAAGATACTGAAGAGTTGATCTCATTATATCAGACTATGGATCAGTTGAAGGGTAGATTTGGGATTCATAGTGTCGGACGGGCTTCGGGATTAATAAATTAA
- a CDS encoding XRE family transcriptional regulator: MSKFSDNIVFLRGKKNKTQQELADLLILTRSRYVAYEYGRTEPPFEVLVRISQYYNISTDLLLTVDIRKFSIDEIMELPDNRIILPIRVDQDGNNQIEIIPQKASMGYLNGYGDPEYIESLETISLPFLKGGKFRAFPADGDSMPPYKDGTYIVGKYVENLSDLKTDRTYVFITTNDGISYKRFQFHEADGIWVKADNQFYEPYKIPLPEIKEIWEFACSINTKEYEADEFSEHHIQNFMTEIKTDIKQIKETLDDKN; encoded by the coding sequence ATGTCAAAATTCTCTGATAACATCGTGTTCCTGAGAGGGAAGAAAAATAAGACTCAGCAAGAGCTGGCAGATTTGTTAATTCTTACCCGATCCAGGTATGTAGCTTATGAATATGGAAGGACAGAACCACCCTTTGAAGTCTTGGTTAGAATTTCACAGTACTATAATATCAGCACTGATCTTTTATTAACTGTAGATATCAGGAAATTTTCGATCGATGAGATTATGGAACTTCCTGACAATAGAATAATTCTGCCCATCAGGGTAGATCAGGATGGAAACAATCAGATTGAGATTATTCCACAGAAGGCTTCTATGGGTTACTTAAACGGTTACGGAGACCCGGAGTACATAGAAAGTCTGGAGACTATATCATTACCTTTCTTAAAAGGGGGTAAGTTTAGGGCATTTCCTGCTGACGGTGATTCCATGCCGCCTTATAAGGATGGAACTTACATTGTAGGAAAATATGTCGAAAACCTTTCTGACTTGAAAACGGACAGGACTTATGTTTTTATTACCACCAATGATGGTATCAGTTACAAAAGGTTTCAGTTTCACGAAGCGGACGGTATTTGGGTTAAAGCTGATAATCAATTTTATGAGCCTTATAAAATTCCACTGCCTGAAATTAAAGAAATCTGGGAATTTGCATGCAGTATTAATACAAAGGAATACGAAGCGGATGAATTTTCTGAACATCATATCCAAAACTTTATGACAGAAATTAAAACAGATATAAAGCAGATCAAAGAGACCCTCGATGATAAGAACTGA